A single genomic interval of Pirellulales bacterium harbors:
- a CDS encoding dockerin type I domain-containing protein — translation MRSNLLARPLPALLVLSLVASARSQTILYNSNGFEAPTFTAGSPLIGQDDNNPWQSAGGSPTAYVVESSTVASGAQAVQANGGGLNDASFAFPGIFYAPGPDERVDIQVDMARTLSPNDVDSSPVYAIDVYDDGVNRTSRFGLQDDNGQIRAFVSVPINSQGQIDPNGTGIRSEFYGAPISAGSFVHFDFTLDYTTRTVNLTMNGVPLAAGVPFVTQSSVDIVAAALDIGTFSNSADNGYFDNYVVSAVPYLHGDANNDGIVNSQDLAAVSSNWLQTGVLQAGDVNEDGIVNSQDLALISSNWLQTLPSTNAATAVPEPGTLALMSAGALCSLVYWKRYSRQNRR, via the coding sequence ATGCGCTCGAATCTCCTCGCTCGTCCTCTGCCTGCTCTGTTGGTGCTTTCCCTCGTGGCAAGTGCCCGTAGTCAGACGATCCTGTACAACTCAAACGGCTTTGAAGCACCGACGTTCACGGCGGGAAGCCCTCTAATCGGCCAGGATGACAACAATCCTTGGCAATCCGCAGGGGGAAGCCCCACGGCGTATGTCGTCGAATCCTCGACCGTGGCCTCAGGGGCGCAGGCTGTGCAAGCCAACGGCGGCGGATTGAACGACGCCTCGTTTGCATTCCCCGGCATCTTTTACGCACCTGGGCCGGACGAGAGAGTCGACATTCAGGTTGATATGGCCCGTACGCTGTCGCCAAATGACGTCGATAGCAGTCCCGTTTACGCGATCGATGTCTATGACGATGGCGTAAATCGGACAAGCCGATTCGGGCTGCAGGACGACAATGGACAGATCCGGGCGTTCGTGTCGGTGCCGATCAACAGCCAAGGACAGATCGACCCCAACGGCACGGGCATTCGCTCCGAATTTTACGGCGCCCCGATCAGCGCGGGCAGTTTCGTGCATTTTGATTTCACTTTGGACTATACGACCCGCACGGTCAACCTGACGATGAACGGCGTACCACTGGCCGCGGGCGTGCCGTTTGTCACACAATCGTCGGTCGATATCGTCGCCGCGGCGCTCGACATTGGCACATTTTCGAATTCGGCGGACAACGGCTACTTCGATAACTACGTCGTAAGCGCCGTCCCCTATCTGCATGGCGACGCCAATAACGACGGCATCGTCAATAGCCAGGATTTGGCCGCAGTCTCGAGCAATTGGCTACAAACCGGCGTGTTGCAGGCCGGCGACGTCAACGAGGACGGCATCGTCAACAGTCAAGACCTTGCCTTGATCTCCTCCAACTGGTTGCAGACATTGCCTAGCACGAACGCCGCAACCGCGGTTCCCGAGCCGGGCACGCTGGCACTCATGTCGGCCGGAGCACTTTGCTCGCTCGTGTACTGGAAGAGGTATTCGCGCCAAAACCGCCGATGA